A stretch of Flexivirga aerilata DNA encodes these proteins:
- a CDS encoding MarR family winged helix-turn-helix transcriptional regulator — protein MAQQRDEVDQIVDAWRRERADLDVEPLQVLSRVSRLARLLDQARGRAFADHGLEGWEFDVLSALRRVGPPYELSPGALVQQTLVTSGTMTNRVDRLEGRSFVQRRPAPNDRRGVLVRLTATGRAVVDDAMVELLDHERELLSHLPARDRSSVASALRTLLAAVESPSAD, from the coding sequence ATGGCCCAGCAACGCGACGAAGTCGACCAGATCGTCGACGCCTGGCGACGTGAGCGTGCCGACCTGGATGTCGAGCCGCTGCAGGTGCTTTCGCGCGTCTCCCGGCTCGCCCGCCTGCTCGACCAGGCACGCGGCCGGGCCTTCGCCGACCACGGTCTCGAGGGCTGGGAGTTCGACGTGCTGTCGGCGCTGCGGCGCGTGGGACCGCCCTACGAACTGTCGCCGGGGGCTCTCGTGCAGCAGACCCTCGTCACCAGCGGCACGATGACCAACCGCGTCGACCGCCTGGAGGGGCGCAGCTTCGTCCAGCGCAGGCCCGCGCCCAACGACCGTCGCGGGGTGCTCGTGCGGCTCACCGCGACCGGGCGCGCGGTGGTCGACGACGCGATGGTCGAGTTGCTCGACCACGAGCGCGAGCTGCTGTCGCACCTGCCCGCGCGCGACCGGTCGTCGGTCGCGTCGGCACTGCGGACGTTGCTCGCAGCGGTCGAATCACCTTCTGCCGACTGA
- a CDS encoding VOC family protein, translated as MTGRTAVRGLHHVQIACPAGSEDRLRAFYSGVLGLRELPKPAALAARGGCWFALGGGQELHCGVEADFRPARKAHPCLLVDDVEAVADAVRSAGGEVRWDDAIPGVRRFHTDDPVGNRLELQQAG; from the coding sequence GTGACCGGCAGGACCGCCGTCCGCGGCCTACACCACGTGCAGATCGCCTGCCCGGCCGGCTCGGAGGATCGGCTGCGGGCGTTCTACTCCGGCGTGCTCGGCCTGCGGGAGCTGCCAAAACCGGCGGCGCTGGCCGCTCGGGGCGGCTGCTGGTTTGCGCTGGGCGGTGGCCAGGAACTGCATTGCGGGGTCGAGGCCGACTTCCGGCCCGCGCGCAAGGCGCACCCGTGCCTGCTGGTCGACGACGTCGAGGCGGTGGCCGACGCCGTCCGCTCCGCCGGCGGCGAGGTGCGCTGGGACGACGCCATACCGGGGGTGCGGCGATTTCACACCGACGACCCGGTCGGCAATCGGCTGGAGCTTCAGCAGGCCGGTTAA
- a CDS encoding methyltransferase domain-containing protein, with the protein MATWDPAQYERFADHRNRPFHELIRRVDAQSPSQVVDLGCGNGPLTLSLADRWPDAAIVGLDSSPEMIERARAVDENARVHWQLADVAAWEPDAAAPAEVIVTNATLQWVPGHLPLIDRWLRALPDGGWFAMQVPGNFDAPSHRVIREVATELDRAGELTGALRDAPVASPQEYADVLAAHCGHVDVWETTYVQVLDPQGTQGNPVLEWVKGTALRPLLDVLDGAERGRFLAEVDERLAAAYPRRSYGTPMPFRRIFAVGRKGQVA; encoded by the coding sequence ATGGCCACCTGGGACCCGGCGCAATACGAACGGTTCGCCGATCACCGCAACCGCCCGTTCCACGAACTCATCCGGAGGGTCGACGCCCAAAGTCCCTCGCAGGTGGTTGATCTCGGCTGCGGCAACGGCCCGTTGACGCTCAGTCTCGCCGACCGCTGGCCGGACGCGGCGATCGTCGGCCTCGACTCGTCGCCGGAGATGATCGAGCGTGCCCGGGCTGTCGACGAAAACGCCCGTGTGCACTGGCAACTCGCCGACGTCGCCGCGTGGGAGCCGGACGCGGCGGCGCCGGCGGAGGTCATCGTGACCAACGCGACGCTGCAGTGGGTGCCCGGTCACCTGCCGCTCATCGACCGGTGGCTCCGGGCCCTGCCGGACGGCGGGTGGTTCGCGATGCAGGTGCCCGGCAACTTCGACGCGCCGTCGCATCGGGTGATCCGCGAGGTCGCCACCGAGCTCGACCGTGCGGGCGAGCTGACCGGTGCGCTGCGCGATGCGCCGGTCGCCTCGCCGCAGGAGTATGCCGACGTGCTCGCGGCTCATTGCGGTCACGTCGACGTCTGGGAGACGACCTACGTCCAGGTGCTGGATCCGCAAGGGACACAGGGCAATCCGGTGCTCGAGTGGGTGAAGGGCACCGCGCTGCGACCGTTGCTGGACGTGCTCGACGGCGCGGAGCGGGGCCGCTTCCTCGCCGAGGTCGACGAGCGGCTCGCGGCGGCATACCCCCGGCGCAGCTACGGCACGCCGATGCCCTTCCGTCGCATCTTCGCGGTCGGTCGCAAGGGCCAAGTGGCGTGA
- a CDS encoding TetR/AcrR family transcriptional regulator — protein MASKKRTRLSAADRREQLISVAQVMFAEHGVQPTTVEDIAAAAGVTKPLIYEHFGGKEGLYAVVVDRAMRQLLEQLVNPLTSGGSPRELLERTAVALLTYIESNPAAFRVLLRDSPSWHGRGSAASIMSEVAKHVEEVVVETFVRNDLDTKVVPIYAQMLIGMIGFTGEWWIESGSDLSRDTVAAHMVNLAWRGLDGLEAEPTLKTL, from the coding sequence ATGGCCAGCAAGAAGCGCACCCGACTGTCCGCCGCGGATCGCCGCGAACAGCTGATCTCGGTCGCCCAGGTGATGTTCGCCGAGCACGGCGTTCAGCCGACGACCGTCGAGGACATCGCGGCCGCGGCGGGAGTCACCAAACCGCTGATCTACGAACACTTCGGCGGCAAGGAGGGGCTGTATGCCGTCGTCGTCGACCGGGCGATGCGGCAACTGCTGGAGCAACTCGTCAATCCGCTCACCAGCGGCGGCAGCCCGCGCGAACTGCTGGAGCGCACCGCGGTCGCGCTGCTGACCTACATCGAGTCCAACCCCGCGGCGTTCCGGGTGCTGCTGCGGGACTCACCGTCGTGGCACGGCAGGGGTTCGGCGGCGAGCATCATGTCCGAGGTGGCCAAGCACGTCGAGGAGGTCGTGGTCGAGACGTTCGTGCGCAACGACCTCGACACCAAGGTCGTGCCGATCTACGCCCAGATGCTGATCGGGATGATCGGCTTCACCGGCGAGTGGTGGATCGAGTCCGGCTCCGACCTCAGCCGCGACACCGTGGCGGCACACATGGTCAACCTGGCCTGGCGCGGTCTCGACGGCCTCGAGGCGGAGCCGACGCTCAAGACCCTCTAG
- the rsmA gene encoding 16S rRNA (adenine(1518)-N(6)/adenine(1519)-N(6))-dimethyltransferase RsmA, with translation MTNDADTGLLTAPRVRELATRLDLRPTKQWGQNFVIDPNTVRKIVRLAQVGPGDSVVEVGPGLGSLTLPLLYAAGHVTAVEVDPRLAAQLPLTVAELSPEAAARLTVLQQDALTVTALPDPQPTALVANLPYNVSVPVVLSFLERFPSIERVLVMVQLEVAERLAAAPGSKVYGVPSAKAAWFADVRLADRVGRNVFWPAPNVDSGLVELVRHTPPVTTASRAEVFACVDAAFASRRKTLRAALAGWAGSAAAAEEALRSAGIDPSLRGERLTIEEFAAIAAHRAD, from the coding sequence GTGACGAACGACGCCGACACCGGTCTGCTGACCGCCCCGCGGGTGCGCGAGCTCGCGACCCGGCTCGACCTGCGCCCCACCAAGCAGTGGGGGCAGAACTTCGTCATCGACCCCAACACGGTCCGCAAGATCGTGCGCCTGGCGCAGGTCGGGCCGGGGGACAGCGTCGTCGAGGTCGGGCCGGGCCTCGGCTCGCTCACCCTTCCCCTCCTGTATGCCGCAGGCCACGTCACCGCGGTCGAGGTCGACCCGAGACTCGCGGCACAGTTGCCGCTGACCGTCGCCGAGCTCTCGCCGGAGGCCGCGGCCCGGCTCACCGTGCTGCAGCAGGACGCCCTCACGGTGACCGCGCTGCCCGACCCGCAGCCGACGGCGCTGGTCGCCAACCTGCCCTACAACGTGTCGGTGCCGGTCGTGCTGTCGTTCCTCGAGCGCTTCCCGAGCATCGAACGCGTGCTGGTGATGGTGCAGCTCGAGGTCGCCGAGCGGCTCGCCGCCGCACCGGGCAGCAAGGTCTACGGCGTCCCGAGCGCGAAGGCGGCGTGGTTTGCCGACGTGCGGCTTGCCGACCGGGTCGGCCGCAACGTCTTCTGGCCGGCACCCAATGTCGACTCGGGCCTCGTCGAGCTCGTCCGGCATACCCCTCCCGTCACGACCGCCTCCCGCGCGGAGGTCTTCGCCTGCGTCGACGCGGCCTTCGCTTCCCGCCGCAAGACGCTGCGGGCGGCGCTCGCCGGGTGGGCCGGATCGGCGGCTGCCGCGGAGGAGGCACTGCGCAGCGCGGGCATCGACCCGTCCCTTCGCGGTGAGCGTCTGACGATCGAAGAGTTCGCCGCCATCGCCGCGCACCGGGCCGATTAG
- a CDS encoding TatD family hydrolase, translated as MSKGHQDARASERPPAPDPLPLPVVDNHTHLDIARDGGMPPDVAAALADAAAVGVDRVVQIGCDLAGARFTVDQIDRHPQMLGGVAIHPNEAPRHAERGDLEQAWAQIEQLAAHPRVRVIGETGLDYFRTGPEGVAAQQDSFRWHIDLAKRTGKALQIHDRDAHDDVMRILDEEGAPGATVMHCFSGDAELARRCVEKGYYLSFAGTVTFKNARNLRDALAVTPLDRVLVETDAPYLTPSPHRGATNAPYLVPLTVRAMAGVLTTDVPTLCRALSDNSERIYGPWS; from the coding sequence GTGAGCAAGGGCCACCAGGACGCCCGCGCGAGTGAGCGCCCGCCCGCGCCGGACCCGCTGCCGCTGCCGGTCGTCGACAATCACACGCATCTCGACATCGCGCGGGACGGGGGTATGCCGCCGGACGTCGCCGCCGCGCTCGCGGACGCGGCCGCGGTCGGGGTGGACCGGGTCGTCCAGATCGGCTGCGACCTGGCGGGTGCGCGCTTCACCGTCGACCAGATCGACCGGCACCCGCAGATGCTCGGCGGCGTCGCGATCCATCCCAACGAGGCACCCCGGCACGCCGAGCGCGGTGACCTCGAGCAGGCATGGGCGCAGATCGAGCAGCTCGCAGCCCATCCGCGGGTGCGGGTCATCGGCGAGACCGGCCTCGACTATTTCCGCACCGGACCGGAAGGCGTTGCGGCACAACAGGATTCGTTCCGTTGGCACATCGACCTCGCCAAGCGCACCGGCAAGGCGCTGCAGATCCACGACCGCGACGCCCACGACGACGTCATGCGCATCCTCGACGAGGAGGGTGCGCCGGGAGCCACGGTGATGCACTGCTTCTCGGGCGACGCCGAGCTCGCCCGCCGCTGCGTCGAGAAGGGCTACTACCTGTCGTTCGCCGGCACCGTGACCTTCAAGAACGCCCGCAACCTGCGCGACGCGCTCGCGGTCACCCCGCTCGACCGGGTGCTGGTCGAGACCGACGCGCCCTACCTCACCCCCTCGCCGCACCGGGGCGCGACCAACGCGCCATACCTCGTGCCGTTGACGGTGCGTGCGATGGCGGGAGTGCTCACCACCGACGTGCCCACCCTCTGCCGCGCCCTCTCGGACAACAGCGAGCGCATTTACGGGCCCTGGTCGTAG
- a CDS encoding 4-(cytidine 5'-diphospho)-2-C-methyl-D-erythritol kinase produces MGAPTETAVTVRVPAKVNLELRVGPLRDDGFHSLSTVFHAVDLVDDVTVRPASTSSIVTTGPYADAVPAGPDNLAMRAARLIAERVGTDEHVAIEIAKSIPVAGGMAGGSADAAAALVAVDALWDTGFSPRELHELAAELGSDVPFALHGGTAIGSGRGEQLVPVLAKGTFEWVFALHHEGLSTPAVYAECDRLRGREPVAEPEPSSGMMAALRAGDVDALADNLHNDLQPAACSLMPRLRDTIAAGLDEGALGAIVSGSGPTVAFLCGDRSEALNLMVSLTAGNIADEVVGASGPVHGAHVVHDVRRR; encoded by the coding sequence ATGGGAGCCCCCACCGAGACCGCGGTCACCGTGCGCGTGCCGGCCAAGGTCAATCTCGAGCTGCGCGTCGGTCCGCTGCGCGACGACGGGTTCCATTCACTCTCAACGGTTTTCCACGCCGTCGACCTCGTCGACGACGTGACGGTGCGCCCGGCGTCCACGTCGTCGATCGTGACCACCGGTCCCTATGCGGACGCGGTGCCGGCGGGCCCCGACAACCTTGCGATGCGCGCGGCCCGGCTGATCGCCGAGCGCGTCGGCACCGACGAACACGTCGCGATCGAGATCGCCAAGTCGATCCCGGTCGCCGGAGGTATGGCGGGGGGTTCGGCCGACGCGGCCGCCGCCCTGGTCGCGGTCGACGCGCTCTGGGACACCGGCTTCAGCCCGCGCGAGCTGCACGAGCTCGCCGCGGAGCTCGGCAGCGACGTGCCCTTCGCACTGCACGGCGGCACCGCGATCGGCTCCGGCCGCGGCGAGCAGCTGGTGCCGGTGCTCGCCAAGGGCACCTTCGAGTGGGTCTTCGCGCTGCACCACGAGGGCTTGTCGACGCCGGCGGTCTACGCCGAGTGCGACCGGCTGCGCGGTCGGGAGCCGGTCGCCGAGCCGGAGCCGAGCTCCGGCATGATGGCCGCGCTCCGGGCCGGTGACGTCGACGCGCTCGCCGACAACCTGCACAACGACCTGCAGCCGGCCGCCTGCTCCCTGATGCCGCGGTTGCGCGACACCATCGCCGCCGGTCTCGACGAGGGCGCGCTCGGCGCCATCGTCTCCGGCTCCGGCCCCACGGTGGCATTCCTCTGCGGTGACCGGTCCGAGGCGCTCAACCTCATGGTGTCGCTGACCGCCGGCAACATCGCCGACGAGGTCGTGGGTGCGTCCGGCCCGGTGCACGGCGCACACGTCGTGCACGACGTGCGTCGCCGGTGA
- the metG gene encoding methionine--tRNA ligase gives MKVLSAVAWPYTNGPRHIGHVAGFGVPADVFSRYMRMAGHDVLMVSGTDEHGTPILVLAEQEGATVQETVDKYNAVIVQDLTDLGLSYDLFTRTTTRNHYRVVQDLFTQIRANGYMIEQTTTTAISPSTGRTLPDRFLEGTCPICGFPEARGDQCDNCGNQLDPADLINPRSKINGEVPEFVETQHFFLDLPALAGALQEWLDQVDAAGTWRPSVINFAKGLAKDMHPRAMTRDIDWGIPIPVDGWDTKRFYVWFDAVIGYLSAAIEWARRLGEPERWRDWWNDPTALSYYFQGKDNVTFHAQIWPAELLGYMGRGDKGGEPGAFGELNLPTEVVASGFLGLAGAQFSTSRGNVIYVKDMIATYGADALRYFICAAGPETQDSDFTWEEFVTRNNNELVAGWGNLVNRTASMIAKNFGQIPAPAALEAVDEELLSAVRDGFGTVGALLEAQRQKAALAEVMRLVRAANKYVTDTEPFRLKGDDQRERLGTVLHTLAQAVGDLNTMLAPFLPHSSNAVAQTFGATGQFMPMPRIEQVRDLDDDSRGYPIITGEYSGTPRWESRPVTVGAPVAKPTPIFAKLDAIDPADPFGHGA, from the coding sequence ATGAAGGTGCTCTCAGCAGTCGCATGGCCCTACACCAACGGGCCTCGCCACATCGGCCACGTGGCCGGATTCGGGGTCCCGGCAGACGTTTTCAGCCGCTACATGCGGATGGCCGGTCACGACGTGCTGATGGTCAGCGGCACCGACGAGCACGGCACCCCGATCCTGGTGCTCGCCGAGCAGGAGGGCGCCACCGTGCAGGAGACGGTCGACAAGTACAACGCGGTGATCGTGCAGGACCTCACCGACCTCGGCCTGTCCTACGACCTGTTCACCCGCACCACGACCCGCAACCACTACCGGGTGGTGCAGGACCTCTTCACCCAGATCCGGGCCAACGGCTACATGATCGAGCAGACGACCACGACGGCGATCAGCCCGTCGACCGGTCGCACGCTGCCGGACCGTTTCCTCGAGGGCACCTGCCCGATCTGCGGCTTCCCCGAGGCGCGCGGCGACCAGTGCGACAACTGCGGCAACCAGCTCGACCCGGCCGACCTGATCAACCCGCGCTCCAAGATCAACGGCGAGGTGCCGGAGTTCGTGGAGACCCAGCACTTCTTCCTCGACCTGCCCGCGCTCGCCGGCGCGCTGCAGGAGTGGCTGGACCAGGTCGACGCCGCCGGCACGTGGCGGCCGAGCGTCATCAACTTCGCCAAGGGTTTGGCCAAGGACATGCACCCGCGCGCGATGACGCGCGACATCGACTGGGGCATCCCGATCCCCGTGGACGGGTGGGACACCAAACGGTTCTACGTGTGGTTCGACGCGGTCATCGGCTACCTGTCGGCGGCCATCGAATGGGCCCGCCGCCTCGGCGAGCCCGAGCGCTGGCGCGACTGGTGGAACGACCCGACTGCGCTGTCCTATTACTTCCAGGGCAAGGACAACGTCACCTTCCACGCCCAGATCTGGCCGGCCGAGCTGCTCGGCTACATGGGCCGGGGCGACAAGGGCGGGGAGCCCGGCGCGTTCGGCGAGCTCAACCTGCCTACCGAGGTGGTGGCGTCCGGTTTCCTCGGGCTGGCCGGCGCGCAGTTCTCCACCTCGCGCGGCAACGTCATCTACGTCAAGGACATGATCGCGACGTATGGCGCCGACGCGCTGCGCTACTTCATCTGTGCCGCCGGGCCGGAGACCCAGGACAGCGACTTCACCTGGGAGGAGTTCGTCACCCGCAACAACAACGAACTCGTCGCCGGGTGGGGCAACCTGGTCAACCGCACCGCGTCGATGATCGCCAAGAACTTCGGGCAGATCCCGGCGCCGGCCGCGCTGGAGGCGGTCGACGAGGAGTTGCTCAGCGCAGTGCGGGACGGCTTCGGCACGGTCGGCGCGCTGCTCGAGGCGCAGCGCCAGAAGGCCGCGCTCGCGGAGGTGATGCGGCTGGTGCGGGCGGCGAACAAGTACGTCACCGACACCGAGCCGTTCCGGCTCAAGGGCGACGACCAGCGCGAGCGGCTCGGCACCGTGCTGCACACGCTGGCCCAGGCGGTCGGCGACCTCAACACGATGCTCGCGCCGTTCCTGCCGCACAGCTCCAATGCGGTGGCGCAAACCTTCGGTGCGACAGGGCAATTCATGCCGATGCCGCGCATCGAGCAGGTGCGCGACCTGGACGACGACAGTCGCGGATATCCGATCATCACCGGCGAATACTCCGGCACCCCGCGCTGGGAGTCGCGCCCGGTGACTGTGGGGGCGCCGGTGGCCAAGCCGACGCCGATCTTCGCCAAGCTCGACGCGATCGACCCGGCCGACCCGTTCGGGCACGGCGCGTGA
- a CDS encoding transglycosylase family protein has product MTYRITRTSALAATGAAVALGALTACGGGSSTSGAEAAMQLKPQTSSTAAPSSSSAAPKPSTTSATPKKTAAKTTTRATAGGVSRDHARATLTPRAAAPKATPKTVTPKKVTPNRVAPATKAPVQTPRTTPKPTSASNAGLDLSRAGMWDRIAMCESTGNWHINTGNGYYGGLQFDLGTWLGAGGGKFASRADLATREQQITIANTVFASRGLSPWQCASAA; this is encoded by the coding sequence TTGACTTACCGCATCACCAGGACCAGTGCGCTCGCTGCGACCGGTGCCGCCGTCGCGCTCGGAGCCCTCACCGCCTGCGGTGGTGGCTCGAGCACGTCCGGCGCCGAGGCCGCCATGCAGCTGAAGCCGCAGACCTCCTCGACCGCGGCGCCGAGCAGCAGCTCGGCCGCCCCCAAGCCATCGACCACCTCGGCCACGCCGAAGAAGACGGCGGCGAAGACGACCACCCGCGCGACCGCCGGTGGCGTGTCCCGTGACCACGCCCGCGCGACGCTCACGCCGCGCGCCGCCGCCCCGAAGGCGACGCCCAAGACGGTGACGCCGAAGAAGGTCACCCCGAACCGCGTTGCTCCGGCCACAAAGGCGCCGGTGCAGACTCCGCGCACCACGCCGAAGCCGACCTCGGCCTCGAACGCCGGCCTCGACCTCTCGCGCGCCGGCATGTGGGACCGCATCGCGATGTGCGAGTCCACCGGCAACTGGCACATCAACACCGGCAACGGCTACTACGGCGGCCTGCAGTTCGACCTCGGCACCTGGCTCGGTGCCGGCGGCGGCAAGTTCGCCTCGCGCGCCGACCTCGCCACCCGCGAGCAGCAGATCACCATCGCCAACACGGTGTTCGCCTCCCGCGGGCTCAGCCCGTGGCAGTGCGCGAGCGCTGCCTGA
- a CDS encoding ABC-F family ATP-binding cassette domain-containing protein, translated as MPNLLAAESISLALGTNQVLDDVSLGIGTGDRIGVVGRNGGGKSTLMRVLAGLQEVDSGRVTRVGGLTIGLLSQDDRLDPESTVHQAVLGDRAEHEWAGDPRIRDVLSGLLGGVGFTSIGGPDAVVGTKSGGERRRIALARLLIDDPDLLLLDEPTNHLDVEGVQWLADHLVQRRSRPDNAFLTITHDRWFLDAVALQTWEVVDGRVEQYDGGYAAYVLAKNERSRIAAATEDRRQNLLRKELAWLRRGAPARTSKPRFRIEAANELIKGEPEPRDEVELVRFATTRLGKDVIDLIDASITVGDKEILDRQTWRLAPGERAGIVGVNGAGKSTVLRAIEGSQPLSAGKRKQGRTVELAFLTQEVRELEKVAGMRVIDAITDVRSFIMLGGKEVSASQLAKRLGFSGPRQQTRVSDLSGGERRRLQLLRLLMREPNVLLLDEPTNDLDIETLTSLEDVLDGWAGTLVVVSHDRYLLERMCDRQVALLGDGRLRDLPGGVEQYLELREQVRRSATATAAARSGAAKVAAAPGVGAGGGGAPSYTAAEQREARKEMARVERSLAKLADQETKLHDALIEAASDHGRAAELDAQLREIHQQRETLEEQWMAAAELVE; from the coding sequence ATGCCCAATCTGCTTGCCGCCGAAAGCATCTCGCTCGCCCTCGGCACCAATCAGGTGCTCGACGACGTGTCCCTCGGCATCGGCACGGGTGACCGCATCGGTGTGGTCGGCCGCAACGGCGGCGGCAAGTCCACCCTGATGCGCGTGCTCGCCGGGCTGCAGGAGGTCGACAGCGGTCGCGTCACCCGCGTCGGCGGCCTCACCATCGGCCTGCTCAGCCAGGACGACCGGCTCGACCCGGAGTCGACCGTGCACCAGGCGGTGCTCGGCGACCGCGCCGAGCACGAGTGGGCCGGCGACCCGCGGATCCGGGACGTGCTCTCGGGCCTACTCGGCGGCGTCGGCTTCACCTCGATCGGCGGACCCGACGCGGTCGTCGGCACCAAGTCCGGTGGCGAGCGTCGCCGCATCGCCTTGGCACGACTGCTGATCGACGACCCGGACCTGCTCCTGCTCGACGAGCCGACCAACCACCTCGACGTCGAGGGTGTGCAGTGGCTCGCCGATCACCTGGTGCAACGGCGCTCCCGGCCGGACAACGCGTTTCTCACCATCACCCACGACCGGTGGTTCCTCGACGCCGTCGCATTGCAGACGTGGGAGGTCGTCGACGGTCGCGTCGAGCAGTATGACGGGGGCTACGCGGCATACGTGCTCGCCAAGAACGAACGCTCCCGCATCGCCGCGGCGACCGAGGACCGCCGGCAGAACCTCCTGCGCAAGGAGCTGGCCTGGCTGCGACGCGGCGCACCGGCCCGCACGTCCAAGCCCCGTTTCCGCATCGAGGCGGCCAACGAGCTCATCAAGGGTGAGCCCGAGCCGCGTGACGAGGTCGAGCTGGTGCGCTTTGCCACCACGCGGCTCGGCAAGGACGTCATCGACCTCATCGACGCGTCGATCACGGTGGGGGACAAGGAGATTCTCGATCGGCAGACCTGGCGACTCGCGCCCGGCGAACGCGCCGGCATCGTCGGTGTCAACGGCGCCGGCAAGTCGACGGTGCTGCGCGCGATCGAGGGCAGTCAGCCGCTCAGCGCCGGCAAGCGCAAGCAGGGCCGCACGGTCGAGCTGGCGTTCCTCACCCAGGAAGTGCGCGAGCTCGAGAAGGTCGCGGGCATGAGGGTGATCGACGCGATCACCGACGTGCGCAGTTTCATCATGCTCGGCGGCAAGGAGGTGTCGGCGTCGCAGCTGGCCAAGCGGCTCGGCTTCTCCGGCCCGCGGCAGCAGACCCGCGTCTCGGACCTGTCCGGTGGCGAGCGCCGGCGGCTGCAGCTGCTCCGGCTGCTGATGCGCGAACCCAATGTGCTGTTGCTCGACGAGCCGACCAACGACCTCGACATCGAGACGCTGACCTCGCTGGAGGACGTACTCGACGGGTGGGCCGGCACGCTCGTGGTGGTGTCGCACGACCGCTACCTGCTGGAGCGGATGTGCGACCGGCAGGTGGCGCTGCTCGGCGACGGGCGGTTGCGCGACCTGCCCGGTGGGGTGGAGCAATATCTCGAATTGCGTGAGCAGGTGCGGCGATCCGCGACCGCCACTGCTGCAGCGCGCTCGGGTGCGGCGAAGGTGGCGGCGGCCCCCGGTGTGGGTGCCGGTGGTGGGGGAGCCCCGTCATACACGGCTGCGGAGCAGCGGGAGGCCCGCAAGGAGATGGCCCGGGTCGAGCGGTCACTGGCGAAGCTCGCCGACCAGGAGACGAAGTTGCACGACGCACTGATCGAGGCGGCCTCCGATCATGGTCGCGCGGCCGAGCTCGACGCGCAGCTGCGGGAGATCCACCAGCAGCGGGAGACGCTCGAGGAGCAGTGGATGGCGGCAGCCGAGCTGGTCGAGTAG
- a CDS encoding patatin-like phospholipase family protein, which produces MANSTQPLSRALVLGGGGVTGIAWEVGVLAGLSARGIDWGKATSVIGTSAGSFVGAAVASGYDMERLFAAQLVPDEHEVAVAASEATMNAWWAALAEGGDDPRKVGAAMGRISKADPEPVPPAVRRQVVASRLVTSEWPAGLQVTAIDADTGELQLFDEHAGVSLAEAVSASGAVPGVWPLEHFLGRSWVDGGMVSTANARLAAGHDRIVVLAPMPAGYGQIPGAAADAEALAEQAEVCLIAPDERSVEAIGPNPYDPARRKAAAEAGRAQGEALADTVERLW; this is translated from the coding sequence ATGGCGAATTCGACCCAGCCCCTGTCGCGCGCTCTCGTCCTCGGCGGGGGCGGAGTGACCGGGATCGCGTGGGAAGTCGGTGTCCTGGCAGGGCTCAGCGCGCGGGGGATCGACTGGGGCAAGGCCACTTCGGTGATCGGCACCTCGGCGGGCTCGTTCGTCGGGGCCGCGGTCGCCAGCGGCTACGACATGGAGCGGCTCTTTGCCGCCCAGCTGGTCCCGGATGAGCACGAGGTGGCCGTCGCGGCGTCCGAGGCCACCATGAATGCGTGGTGGGCGGCGCTCGCCGAGGGCGGCGACGACCCGCGCAAGGTGGGTGCGGCGATGGGGCGCATCTCGAAAGCAGACCCCGAGCCCGTGCCCCCAGCCGTCCGTCGGCAGGTCGTCGCCTCACGTCTGGTCACCAGCGAGTGGCCGGCCGGCTTGCAGGTCACCGCGATCGACGCCGACACGGGCGAGCTGCAGCTCTTCGACGAGCACGCGGGCGTCTCACTGGCCGAGGCCGTTTCGGCCAGCGGTGCGGTCCCCGGTGTCTGGCCGCTCGAACACTTCTTGGGTCGCTCCTGGGTGGACGGCGGCATGGTGTCCACCGCCAACGCACGCCTGGCCGCCGGTCACGACCGGATCGTCGTCCTAGCACCGATGCCGGCCGGCTACGGACAGATTCCCGGTGCGGCCGCGGACGCCGAAGCCTTGGCGGAGCAGGCCGAGGTATGTCTGATCGCGCCGGACGAGCGAAGCGTCGAAGCCATCGGACCCAACCCATATGATCCCGCACGCCGCAAGGCTGCGGCGGAAGCCGGCCGCGCTCAGGGGGAGGCCCTGGCTGACACGGTCGAAAGGCTCTGGTAA